The DNA region TtacaagaagagatcaagagacTGAGGAAAGAAGATAAGTTAGAACCGGAGAAGAACAAATTGCCATCAGAGTCAGAGAAGAGGGTATTGATTTGTCGGTTGAAAGAAAACCGGCATAGCAACAACGGAGATTGGTCTAAGCACAGCGAAGGAAGAACAATGAAACCATCGAGCTCGAGACCGCCTTTGAGGGAAGTTAAGAACAACAGTTCAGTCACATCAAGGCATAGAAACTCCAGTGTCATGAAAATGTAGCTTTCTATATCTTACGAAAACTGGAATTTTCCCGGTTTTTCTTCAATACCAATGAAGTATTAGTCTATGAATAAACGTACGGAGGAGATTAAGAGAGTCACACACTTGGTAGAGAAAAATCCCGAGGAAAACTCTAACCAACTCTTTCCTAAAAATGGCGCGctttgaaacccaaaaaaacaaaacaggaaaTTAAAAAGGCAGAAACGCTAAGAATATCTCAGTTTCGAAGAATTCAAAAcacagaaagaaaaacaaaaaagagaaaaatagtttgagaagaagatcggaaagaagaagaatgagcagcgaagaagagaagacagagtgtgtgaaagaagagaagacagtTTGTGTGACAGGAGCTTCAGGTTACATTGCTTCATGGATTGTTAAGCTTCTCCTTCTCCGCGGCTACACCGTTAAAGCCTCCGTTCGTGATCCAAGTCCGTCTCTTTTCTCTATTCCAATCTCTTCCAAATTTATGTATCGAATATAGTTTCTCTTAGGTTTAGATAGAAGGCTCATTTTCATGATTTGAGTCTNtttttttttttttttttttttttttttttttttttttttgtaatgaaattTGAAGAGACGAGAAAGAATTAGAGATCTTGTAATTGTCGGATGATTCAAGATTCATAGATTTGTTTactatgtatatatgtttaaatggaACAGGTGATCCAAGGAAAACAGAGCATTTGCTTGCATTGGAAGGAGCAGAGGAAAGGCTTAAATTGTTCAAAGCAAACTTGTTAGAAGAAGGCTCTTTCGATTCAGCAATCGATGGTTGTGAAGGAGTTTTCCACACCGCATCACCATTCTATCACGATGTCAAGGACCCTCAggtctctctccctctctcattTGGTGCATTCGCTTGTTATTAAATCTTCCATTTttaattgattgtgatttggTTTTCACAGGCTGAGTTACTTGATCCAGCAGTGAAAGGAACAATCAATGTTCTAAGCTCATGTTTGAAGACTTCCTCTGTTAAGAGAGTCGTATTAACCTCATCTATAGCAGCTGTTGCTTTCAATGGAATGCCTCGAACACCCGAAACCATAGTTGACGAGTCTTGGTTTGCCGATCCTGAATACTGCAGAGCTTCCAAGGTTAAATCAGTATGAATTCTGGTTGCGTGATGTTGAAGTTATCACTCTGTTTTGgctaaatcaatgttttctgtttcttatcAAAAGCTATGGTATGTACTCTCCAAGACATTAGCTGAAAACGCAGCGTGGAAATTCGCGGAAGAGAACGAGTTACAGCTGGTTTCGATAAATCCAGCTATGGTGATTGGTCCTCTCTTACAGCCAACGCTAAACACTAGTGCTGCTGCAGTACTAAGCTTGATCAAAGGTAAAGAAACTACAGAAGCAATTGGTTTGGTTCACACACTTACTAAGCTTTGAACATTGCTTTTTACATTTTCAGGAGCACAGACGTTTCCTAATGCGACATTCGGGTGGGTTAACGTTAAAGATGTAGCGAACGCTCACATTCAAGCGTTTGAGAATCCAACTGCTAATGGAAGATACTGTTTAGTGGAGAGAGTTGCTCATTACTCTGAAGTTGTTAACATTTTGAATGATCTTTACCCTGAATTCCAACTCCCTGAGAAGTAAGTGTTTCCGTTTTTAATGTCAAATAGAAATTGTTAAATTATAAGAGAAGATCTTTGACAAGAATCAATTGAAACCTGATTGCTGCAGGTGTGCAgatgaaaagatatatattccAACATATAAAGTGTCTAAAGAGAAAGCAGAGTCTCTTGGGGTTGAGTTTGTGCCATTGGAGGTTAGCATTAAAGAAACTGTAGAGAGTTTGAGAGACAAAGGGTTCATCAGACTCTAAGTTTCATCCCCCAAAAAGGATTCAAACCAGAACCAGACTTGGATATGTTTATTTCCGAGTCccatgtttctttcttttttttgttgttgtttatgtttcttttttcctcgATTCAAATTTGGTGTGTGTTGTTGCCTATGATATTGTGGACATATTTTCATCATTCTTGAGTGATGGAATGGAACTAAACTATTTTTCTCATTGGAAATTGTATTTGCTTGAAGTTTCCTTTTAGAAGTGGCTACAGTCTAAATATAATATAGCCCATAGTCAAATTTATTACCTTTTATCTTTTGCTTTAGTCTTGGCAAATTTATTACTTAAACATTTCTTTTGAAGTAGTAGTTGACATTTCTCACACTAGTACCACTCACCATATTTTTTTACTGTTAACAATTCATTCGCTCAAATGGAAACTGACACATGTTTGCTAAATTATAATCTACGTAATTAGTATAGtttttgagatatatatatatatatatatatatatatatatatataatatacatataatagAAATCCTTTTATAAAATCCGAAATCTCTTatattatactccctccgttttttattagttgtcgtgctagagttaaaattttgtatcatctacattattattttcacaacaTTTTTGAGAATAAGGCTTGAAGTTGGGCAATATTTACATCATATGCCAttgtaattaaaacatttaatacaaatttttttttaaaaaaataaataaattaggaaaatcgagtgtggaaatatatatatttccctaaatatctaaacaacatcaatttctattttcctttttaattacaagttttaaaatgttttaacgAAAAAGAAACTATAGTATCTTACCttattcaatttcgattttccataattggtttgacattatacatgttttctatgttaaaatgGATAGAGCAATTGATGTCAAAGTgggtagaaaaaataaaaaaataaactaataatgtatgattttattatattacatatatatatatatctattgttttaaaatccacaaaatgatatatgtcttttgactaaaaaagatgtgtcatttatagagttatgatgtcaaatacaaatatatatatcctgttgcacaatttaaatagtgaatacatcaaatttagtcatatgagtaatatcaataatattatctGTGTAAATATCAATACAATACTAAAAAAGCAAcaataatttatagaaaattttatttatccacgggtccaaacctaaactaaaaataatcataagaatgtgatgggaattaggttaatattagtacacttatatatttttgcaggttggtttaagaacacaaacaaaatattttaaaacttaattttatatgaaaggagttaaaaaccaacactaacccgctccatcatactcagatacaaaactaactatttttttaataactattttttttatatccacgggtccaaacctagactaaaaataatcatatgtatgtgatgggaattaggttaatattagtacacttatatatttttgcgggttggtctaaaaacacaaacaaaatattttaaaacttaattttatatgaaacaatttaaaaaccaacactaacccgctccatcatactcatagacaaaactaactaatttcaaattggtgaataaaatttaaataattttatactaactacaaagtattatacatattaacagatgtttactttcacaacaactaattttgattaattaaattccaaaataaaagaattttgattaattaaatttcaaatgaaaataatttttttaaaatagataaagaaaataaaattacaaatatctaaatattattgtaaaaaagtttaaaacaaatatttgatccaacataatgtttttttagtaagttatataaaatatacaaaaatacataaccccgcggtgtaccgcgggttaaaatctagttatacTTATCGTTTTAGATTTAATGCAAATGTTTGGTgaatattctaattttattcaactattttaatgttttgaccaataaaaagattagaaaatatattaaaaatgaataaaacaaaaaaattaaatggttttcttaatttttgtgaaacaaTCTTATATCAAGAGACACACATTACTTATTTAGATACAAATCATACAATCAACCaaccttaccaaaaaaagaaaaaacttatttagATACAATCAATAACATACCTAGTTACATACAATATTTGCTACTCAATGAAGTCAGCGGGAGAAGGGTTTTCAGAAGCTGAATAGAGTTTTTTGATAATAAGATTAATCTTTTCGAATCAAGATTAATCTTTTCGATTCAAGATTTTGATCATATGGATACAAGACTGACATCTCTGAAAGATTATGTGAATTGCATAAAGGACCCTAGAGATTCTAGGGAACTTGAGTTGCAAGATTATGAGGATGTGAgttttattcaaccaaaaataagatttctttgtgtgttgcaatgttttaatggataattccaaaaaaaaagatttagatgATCCAGTTGTTATCATCCtttatctctgtttcttccgaCCATATTTGCTGCACATGTTCCCACACAAACCCTTCTCCTTCCTGAAAAATTTAATATCAGTTTCAATCCTCAAGAAACAGAACCTATAACTTCATATACCAGTAGTGTATGATGCCTTCTTAATCATCTCTTACCTTTGAGGTGAACTTGACAGTTGTTGTGCAGCATTTCCTCTCATCCCCTGCAGTATCCATAATTTGAATATTCAACGACTATGGAAGATATAATATGGGATGTATGTGTGTGAGTGTAACATattaagattttctttttaagtacCAGTCTGCTCCCACTTATCAAACTTTACTATCCAAGTCCCTGGCATAGTATCTGTTGCTAAGACCTGATCTGTCCAAACCCGAAACTTCTTCCCTTTTTTGTCTCCATAGTACTTGCCAAGCTCATCAATGGTGTCTCTGAGAGATGTTTCAGCGCCAGATGGATGAACAAAGACACCCACAGGATGCTGAAGTGGTTTGACAAAGGATAAATTAATCTCTTCAATGGATGCAGTAAGATTTACAAATAgataaagagaaaaacaagGTTATGATACTCACACATGAAGCTTTGAGGCTTGCTGTGTATGTCTCACAGTTCTCAACTTCACCTCGTCTACATCTCTCGTAGAACAAGAAAAACTTGACAACCTCATGACCCGGGTTCACATTATCCACCTTACACTCTAAGAAGTCAGAAACATCTCTCGGAGAAAGATTTGGACCGAGCTTAAAATGACCAATGGCTTGTATAATCCCACCCGCACACCTCTCAGACGCATGGATTATATTTGAATTGTCTTTGGCGTTTTCAGCGTACCACTCCAACAACTCTTCTTGAGCATTGCTTacctatgaaaaaaaaaacaaaagacaagattagaaaacatgaaaactcAATTGCGCAATACAGAAGATTAGACCTCACGTAAAACCAACCATGACACCATAAACATTGGGAATAGTAAATAGTTCAGTATCGTTTCCAGAGTCCCCACAAACAAGAGTGTTAACAGGGAGCTTTCCTTCAGTCTTGAGCTTCTTTAGCAGATAAGCAAGAGCTTGTCCTTTTCCTCCACTTTGTGGTAAAACATCGAAAGCGTTTCCTCCACTGAAGATTATTTTGATATCCAACTGAAAATAACACAACAAAGTTGTTAAAGCAACAAAGATAGATCACAAGAGATCAGACAAAGTTCTGTAGCAATCTTACCCCACGTTTCTCCAACCGCTGAGATAGCTCTTTCGTCACTGCCTGAACCTTACTCTTATCAATATGAAAGCTAAGCTTGTGTGGCCTCTGTTCAGTTTCACTCTGCATCCAATGATCACACTCTCTGGTCACTATATGGACAAGTAAGTAACATCAAGTATATGGTGAGATCATATAGAGTAGAGTACCTGAAGAGTTAACTCAGGGAACTTGCTGGTTTCTTCTTCGACGATTCCTCTGTCCCATTTATTGTTCAAGATTTCAATCCAGTCATCATCACGAACCATGGAGTTACCATAAGCAATCTCAGTTCCTACAGATGTAATGATAACATCAGGTGTTAACAAAGGTCTCTGTGTCCTCAGTTTCTTGTACATTGTTGGTGCTCTTCCCGTTGAGAAGACAAGAAGAGAGTCGTGGCGATAAGCGTCTTCCCACAATGAATTGAACCTCAGTAAAGATAGATTCTCAGGATCATTATGATGATCAACCTGCagaaatgaaaaccaaaaacatgttCACATCAATCAATCAACCAATCAAAGAATCAAGATTTAGAGAGAAACAGAGTCGTTAAGGGCGTTTTGTACCATTGTTTCATCAAGATCTGAGACTATCATTAGACGAGGAGGAGATGTTAACCGCTCCATGATTACAAGAAGAGTCCTGAAGATTGATAAAGATTAGATGCACGAATCTTTAGAATCTTAACGAAAAGAGTCCATAAACCTAAAGATCACAATACAATTACGATTCTTGAAAGCTAAAACTTTGACGATCAGATCTTTGATTCATCTATTGGTAAAAAGGTTCTGACTTTAGGGTGATCTGAGATCGAGAAAAACCTGAGGAACGTGAAAGCACGATTTGGTGTAACCGTGTAAGAGGAGAAAGCGAAGAAGATTtgggtttgagatgaagaaAGAGTGAGAGAGTGCAAGCGCAGCGAAGAGCGGGGGAAGAACAAGTCAACCTTACTCCtcaaaaattgtatatttaattcatttttttttttttttttacaatcgacaggtatttaaatttgtttttatttccacgaaatattattttgtttatgacCTAACTTACGTGTTAACCTacttattttattgataaaataaatattatataatatgagaaagttTTCTCCTAACTTTGCATAATACAACGACATTTGGCAGCATATATTTTTGACATATATCCTCATttctcaattattaaaatttttaatttatttttcttttttttggtgagacAAAGGGAGACAATTCCCTTcttattaaaacataaaacaaaattaaagacaaacCTATCACGATGTCGCAGATCCTCTAGTATCCTCCATCAAAACAGAAAGAAGACATTCCGGACAAGAATCAAACAGCTGCAAACCCGAAGGATGAGTGAAAGCATAGTTCGATAACTCGTCCGCAAGACGGTTAGCCTCCCTATACACATGTGTAACCCGGACTGGCCAGTCCCTAGAAAGAAAGCCATAGCACAAACGTACTAGGAAGGACAAGGGATGAGTGTCCACTATCCCTGTCGTGAGGAAACCCACTACCAACTCTGAATCAACCTCCAACTCCACATGAGTGAGCCGTCTCTCCCATGCGATGTGCAAACCATAATAGACCCCACAAAGTTCTGCTAATGAAGTCGTACAATGTCCTATGTTTAGCGCAAAACCTTGAATCCACACCCCCATACAATCTCGAATAACACCCCCTGCCGTAGCACAACCAGGGTTCCCATGAGAAGCACCATCATTATTAAGTTTAAACTAACTCTCCCGAGGCGGAACCCACGCAATCTACCTCTGCACTCGACTTGCTGCATTGGACACTCCTCGACAAGTCAAATTTGCATGATGCACCTCCTTTGTCAAGTCTTAACAAACCTGACCCTATCCCTGCATTTACAAAGACCACCAAAAACGTTTGCACACCTCCACTTCCATCCCCACCATACAGTTATACCAAACAAAGTAGCCCAAGGAACATCATGCTTAACTGACGTGTCTCCCAGGTTCCCTGACACCCACTCCAGCAGAGCCTGGCCAAAAAACTGACCTCTTCTATCCGGACCAACAATTCGACTCCATAACTCTGACATCGCTGAACAATCTCTGAGGACATGGATAATTGTCTCCTCACCCCCTTTGCACACCTGACAAACCCCTGACAAACCTGATGCACAACCAACCAAAAGAAAACCCTCACCCTTTCTGGAACCTTCAGACTCCATATCTTGCCAAATAACACACCCATATCAGCTCGCGGTGTCCAGTCAAGGGTTAAGAAATAATGTGCAGATTTCACCGTGAACTTCCCATTCGGACTTGGTCCCCATGATGGTCTATCACTTGCTCCCGTCACCATATCCACCACCATTGTCACAAGGCATGACAGCGTGAAGTGAGAAACAAACAGGGCAATGCGTGACATGTCCTAACCTGAACCTGCAATCCATAGATCACTAACTCGCAGATCAACAAGCTCACCCGGTATGTCCACCAACGCAGCCTCCAACAGGGGTTTGTCAGAAATCCACTTATCCCACCAAAAACGGATTGATCTCCCATCCCCAAGCACCCAGCTCATATCTGGGAACACAACTTCCCGCAACCCGGTCACCACACTACGCCAAGTGGAGGATCAATTACCCTGGACGGCTGACCAGGAAGTATCTTGAACATTGCCCACTTTATATTTGCGACGCAGAACTCGCGCCCAGAGACTCTCCCCATCATGAATCAATCTCCATCCTATCTTAGCTAACAGAAATTTATTCATAGTAACCGCTGATCTAATACTAAGACCACCCTCCCGTTTTGGGGAACAGACTCTGTCCCATGCAATTAAATGTTGTTTCATCTTCTCAGGTGTGCTTCCCCAAATAAAGTTCCTCGAAATCTTATCCAGTTGAGCCAAAGTGGACTTAGGTAATGCAATGACACTCATCGAATGAATTGGAATGGCTGATATAACTGCTTTAGTTAGAGTGATCCGACCTGCCATACTCAACGCACGTCCCTTCCATCCCGACAAACGAGACGCTACTCTCTCCACCATATCACCAAATGTATGCTTATTAATCCGCTTGTGTAGAACTGGCATGCCAAGATACTTCCCCAGATCCCTAGTCGAGCCAATACCACTCTCATGACTGATCATTCGAGCCAACTCTCGACTCACATTATCGGAGAAAAAGATTTTGGACTTCTCCAAGCTCACCTTTTGTCCTGAAGCTACACAAAAGCACTCCAAAACTCGTCTAATGATTCGAACTTGTGCCACAGAGGCCTCCGCGAACAGGATAAGGTCATCTGCAAAGCATATATGCGAGAGCCTTGGACCCCCTCTCGACAAACAGATTGGTTTCCATTCCTCCAGCCCAACAGAGCGTTCAATCAAGTGACACAACCTCTCCAAGCAGAGGACAAACAGATATGACAAAAGCGGGTCTCCTTGTCTAAGACCACGAGCCGGTTGGAAAGCTTCTGACTTCTCCCCATTCCATAATATATTCATTGAAGGACCTGTGACACATGTCATAATCCATCTAATCCAATTATCGGGTAGACGTGCTGCCTTCAAAGTGTCCTCAAGAAAGTCCCATCGGATACGGTCGTACGCTTTTTCAAGGTCCATCTTGAGTAACATCCAACCCTTCCTCCCTTTCTTCCTTCTCATTGAATGAACAACCTCCTGAACAATCACTATGTTATCGGTGCTCAACCTCCCAGGTATGAAACTTGCTTGCGCCGGACCGATCAAACATGGCATAAACGCTTTCAACCGCAAGACCATCACCTTCGTAATTACCTTAAAAAGGACATTACAGAGACTGATAGGTCTGAACTGAGTTACCCTCTCCGTTTTGACTACTTTGGCAATCAAAACAACCAGTGCATCATTCATCTCCGCAGGTAACACCCCAATAGTAAAGAAATTCAAAACAAACTTGATCACAGATTCTCCCACAACAGTCCAACAACCTTGGTAAAACACCTGCTGGAACCCATCAGGTCCCGGAGCTTTGTATTTTCCCATACTCTATAATGAAGACTCCACCTCCGTAGCTACAACCTCCTTCCCCAAATCTCTCAAGTCAGATGCAGAAAGGAGTGGAAACCCTTCAATCGGTAGTTTCTCCACAACCTCTGGCACATCCTCCATTGAATAAAGGCGCTTGTAGTAACCAACCGCCAGCGACTCCAATTCCTGAGGATCAGAGATCCACTCATCATTCTCCCCTCTCAACATCTCAATCTGATTCCGCCTCCGTCGAATTATTGTTGAGGTGTGAAAATATCGTGTATTACGATCTCCAAGCGCAATGAACTTCTCCCTAGatttctgaaaccaaaccaTCTCCTCCTGCTCCAAAATTACCTCCAACTCCTTATGTAAATCTGCCTCCTTTGTTAACAGAGCATCCATCGGatttaaatcaatcaaaacttgAATCTCATGTAACTCCTTCATTAACTTATCCTTACGCCTATTAATGTCCCAAAGAATTCTATGTTCCATTGCTTAAGCTTTACTTGACGATTCTTCAAAGCCAAGGGAGTGGACAACTCTCGGTTCCAAGATGCCTCCAACATATCCTTGAATTCCTCATGCTTTAACCAGGCAGCCTCGAACCAGAATGGTCGTCGGGTTGGATCCCCTCGAACCTCAGGTTGTAACTGCAAATACAACGGGGTGTGATCTGATGATAAGAAAGACAACGGGTGTGTCTGCCTCCGAGATTTAGGCCCAGAAGCCCCACCAGATTTAAAACCACGAGTT from Camelina sativa cultivar DH55 chromosome 3, Cs, whole genome shotgun sequence includes:
- the LOC104778050 gene encoding cinnamoyl-CoA reductase 1-like, with protein sequence MSSEEEKTECVKEEKTVCVTGASGYIASWIVKLLLLRGYTVKASVRDPSDPRKTEHLLALEGAEERLKLFKANLLEEGSFDSAIDGCEGVFHTASPFYHDVKDPQAELLDPAVKGTINVLSSCLKTSSVKRVVLTSSIAAVAFNGMPRTPETIVDESWFADPEYCRASKLWYVLSKTLAENAAWKFAEENELQLVSINPAMVIGPLLQPTLNTSAAAVLSLIKGAQTFPNATFGWVNVKDVANAHIQAFENPTANGRYCLVERVAHYSEVVNILNDLYPEFQLPEKCADEKIYIPTYKVSKEKAESLGVEFVPLEVSIKETVESLRDKGFIRL
- the LOC104778051 gene encoding probable sucrose-phosphatase 1, encoding MERLTSPPRLMIVSDLDETMVDHHNDPENLSLLRFNSLWEDAYRHDSLLVFSTGRAPTMYKKLRTQRPLLTPDVIITSVGTEIAYGNSMVRDDDWIEILNNKWDRGIVEEETSKFPELTLQSETEQRPHKLSFHIDKSKVQAVTKELSQRLEKRGLDIKIIFSGGNAFDVLPQSGGKGQALAYLLKKLKTEGKLPVNTLVCGDSGNDTELFTIPNVYGVMVSNAQEELLEWYAENAKDNSNIIHASERCAGGIIQAIGHFKLGPNLSPRDVSDFLECKVDNVNPGHEVVKFFLFYERCRRGEVENCETYTASLKASCHPVGVFVHPSGAETSLRDTIDELGKYYGDKKGKKFRVWTDQVLATDTMPGTWIVKFDKWEQTGDERKCCTTTVKFTSKEGEGFVWEHVQQIWSEETEIKDDNNWII